In Eleutherodactylus coqui strain aEleCoq1 chromosome 11, aEleCoq1.hap1, whole genome shotgun sequence, a single window of DNA contains:
- the LOC136582166 gene encoding interferon regulatory factor 3-like isoform X2: MPRRERERFGPWLIRQINSNEFDGVRWLGDSRTLFRLPWKHFNMRSVDEKDYRIFKAWAICSGKYNPNCEDISVWKTNFRCALNQVPYQNIKMFSEYEDHSGDQRDPHKIYKFNGVHPDLPASNPNAATCNESPSNLEEQSLLSELNDDDYVLHISPDCVLPAPFTRPEESEIIEELMRNFLLDSTENSIEQVLKLSQDEYPQGDPHVDQVFRPSTHEQWEHSQAVNSCVANAHQQALHEEPSIHVPGFHNPSIQYQACNIYQNGYPQNVFQQMPALPQLQHPPTVLNGLVPGLHELQVVQHNGYKQESAQSIVSNVIQNGFQQDASGVDQVINPSSVRQDPPLLNGPTQSFVQETQNTPLNQCGAHDISYKTANNGCLQDATRIDQGINSSPNYSHDPTNEEYVRSSPVAHDLPLVNGSGQASATETQATLLNQQRRMPPVTSWEVTIYYRGREVLKKNVSKNFLITSDIDNAQVEHTDTVQFPSTDVLVNHLQIQYTDNILSCVGQGLFIEVNTDNYKVYATRMGKSRVFWSLSESLETPAKMLIREVPIEIFDFHQFWEELKGYKYHGRSSPDYTIYMAFGQILSEPIMRKFVVVKLVPNICTFLHQAAQQSGASSLNSEVVSLQISNGSSLGSFDDPCFMELDFQDLL, translated from the exons ATGCCCCGGAGGGAAAG AGAACGCTTCGGTCCTTGGCTAATTCGACAGATCAACAGCAACGAATTTGATGGCGTTCGCTGGTTGGGTGATAGCCGGACATTGTTCCGCCTGCCATGGAAGCACTTTAATATGAGGAGTGTAGATGAGAAGGATTATCGGATATTCAAG gcTTGGGCTATCTGCAGTGGAAAGTATAATCCAAACTGTGAGGACATCTCTGTTTGGAAAACCAACTTCCGTTGTGCCCTAAATCAGGTGCCTTACCAAAATATTAAAATGTTCTCTGAATATGAAGATCACTCCGGTGACCAACGGGATCCTCATAAGATCTATAAATTCAATGGCGTTCATCCTGATCTGCCTGCATCAAATCCAAATGCTGCCACCTGCAATGAAAGCCCCAGCAATCTGGAAG AGCAAAGTCTTCTCAGCGAGTTAAACGATGATGACTATGTTCTACATATAAGTCCTGATTGTGTACTGCCTGCCCCATTTACCAGGCCTGAGGAGTCG GAAATTATTGAAGAGCTAATGAGAAATTTTCTACTGGATTCAACAGAAAACA GTATAGAACAAGTACTAAAACTCTCGCAGGATGAGTATCCACAAGGTGACCCACATGTGGATCAGGTTTTCAGACCGTCCACACATGAGCAATGGGAACATTCACAAGCCGTAAACTCATGTGTTGCTAATGCCCATCAGCAAGCCCTTCACGAGGAGCCATCCATTCATGTTCCAGGATTTCATAACCCAT CTATACAATATCAAGCATGCAACATTTACCAGAATGGATACCCGCAAAACGTTTTCCAACAGATGCCTGCGCTCCCGCAGCTCCAACACCCACCGACAGTTCTTAATGGTTTGGTTCCAGGATTGCATGAACTTCAAGTCGTTCAACATAACGGGTACAAACAAGAAA GTGCACAGAGCATAGTCTCTAATGTTATTCAGAATGGCTTCCAGCAAGATGCCTCCGGTGTGGATCAAGTTATCAATCCATCTTCTGTAAGACAGGATCCACCCCTACTTAATGGACCTACACAGTCATTTGTGCAAGAAACACAGAATACACCATTGAATCAGTGTG GTGCACATGACATATCGTACAAGACTGCTAACAATGGATGTCTACAGGATGCAACAAGAATAGACCAAGGTATCAACTCTTCTCCAAATTATTCCCATGATCCCACCAATGAAGAGTATGTAAGATCATCACCAGTGGCTCACGATCTACCACTTGTTAATGGATCTGGACAAGCTTCTGCAACAGAAACCCAGGCTACCTTACTGAATCAACAAA GGAGAATGCCACCTGTCACGTCTTGGGAAGTTACGATATATTACCGAGGAAGGGAGGTCCTCAAAAAAAATGTGTCCAAAAATTTTCTTATCACAAGTGATATTGACAATGCCCAGGTGGAGCATACGGACACAGTGCAATTCCCTTCAACAGATGTGCTTGTAAATCATCTACAGATCCAGTACACCGATAACATTCTCAGTTGTGTTGGACAAGGtcttttcattgaagtcaatactgACAATTACAAGGTTTATGCTACAAGAATGGGCAAGTCAAGAGTTTTCTGGAGCTTGTCAGAAAGTCTAGAAACCCCAGCCAAGATGCTGATCAGAGAAGTCCCAATAGAAATATTTGACTTCCATCAGTTTTGGGAAG AATTGAAAGGTTACAAGTACCACGGAAGGTCCTCGCCAGACTACACAATATATATGGCATTTGGGCAGATATTATCTGAGCCGATCATGAGGAAATTTGTGGTAGTGAAG
- the LOC136582166 gene encoding interferon regulatory factor 3-like isoform X1 — protein MPRRERERFGPWLIRQINSNEFDGVRWLGDSRTLFRLPWKHFNMRSVDEKDYRIFKAWAICSGKYNPNCEDISVWKTNFRCALNQVPYQNIKMFSEYEDHSGDQRDPHKIYKFNGVHPDLPASNPNAATCNESPSNLEEQSLLSELNDDDYVLHISPDCVLPAPFTRPEESEIIEELMRNFLLDSTENSIEQVLKLSQDEYPQGDPHVDQVFRPSTHEQWEHSQAVNSCVANAHQQALHEEPSIHVPGFHNPSIQYQACNIYQNGYPQNVFQQMPALPQLQHPPTVLNGLVPGLHELQVVQHNGYKQESAQSIVSNVIQNGFQQDASGVDQVINPSSVRQDPPLLNGPTQSFVQETQNTPLNQCGAHDISYKTANNGCLQDATRIDQGINSSPNYSHDPTNEEYVRSSPVAHDLPLVNGSGQASATETQATLLNQQTYGNSDLGTRENKMAESNAIFTVNESRGVVKFLFLQGKSVKDIHGDMSQTLGDQCPSYSTVKNWVAKFKMDHFSANNEERPGRPREVVVSEIVDAVHNLILENRPISGRMPPVTSWEVTIYYRGREVLKKNVSKNFLITSDIDNAQVEHTDTVQFPSTDVLVNHLQIQYTDNILSCVGQGLFIEVNTDNYKVYATRMGKSRVFWSLSESLETPAKMLIREVPIEIFDFHQFWEELKGYKYHGRSSPDYTIYMAFGQILSEPIMRKFVVVKLVPNICTFLHQAAQQSGASSLNSEVVSLQISNGSSLGSFDDPCFMELDFQDLL, from the exons ATGCCCCGGAGGGAAAG AGAACGCTTCGGTCCTTGGCTAATTCGACAGATCAACAGCAACGAATTTGATGGCGTTCGCTGGTTGGGTGATAGCCGGACATTGTTCCGCCTGCCATGGAAGCACTTTAATATGAGGAGTGTAGATGAGAAGGATTATCGGATATTCAAG gcTTGGGCTATCTGCAGTGGAAAGTATAATCCAAACTGTGAGGACATCTCTGTTTGGAAAACCAACTTCCGTTGTGCCCTAAATCAGGTGCCTTACCAAAATATTAAAATGTTCTCTGAATATGAAGATCACTCCGGTGACCAACGGGATCCTCATAAGATCTATAAATTCAATGGCGTTCATCCTGATCTGCCTGCATCAAATCCAAATGCTGCCACCTGCAATGAAAGCCCCAGCAATCTGGAAG AGCAAAGTCTTCTCAGCGAGTTAAACGATGATGACTATGTTCTACATATAAGTCCTGATTGTGTACTGCCTGCCCCATTTACCAGGCCTGAGGAGTCG GAAATTATTGAAGAGCTAATGAGAAATTTTCTACTGGATTCAACAGAAAACA GTATAGAACAAGTACTAAAACTCTCGCAGGATGAGTATCCACAAGGTGACCCACATGTGGATCAGGTTTTCAGACCGTCCACACATGAGCAATGGGAACATTCACAAGCCGTAAACTCATGTGTTGCTAATGCCCATCAGCAAGCCCTTCACGAGGAGCCATCCATTCATGTTCCAGGATTTCATAACCCAT CTATACAATATCAAGCATGCAACATTTACCAGAATGGATACCCGCAAAACGTTTTCCAACAGATGCCTGCGCTCCCGCAGCTCCAACACCCACCGACAGTTCTTAATGGTTTGGTTCCAGGATTGCATGAACTTCAAGTCGTTCAACATAACGGGTACAAACAAGAAA GTGCACAGAGCATAGTCTCTAATGTTATTCAGAATGGCTTCCAGCAAGATGCCTCCGGTGTGGATCAAGTTATCAATCCATCTTCTGTAAGACAGGATCCACCCCTACTTAATGGACCTACACAGTCATTTGTGCAAGAAACACAGAATACACCATTGAATCAGTGTG GTGCACATGACATATCGTACAAGACTGCTAACAATGGATGTCTACAGGATGCAACAAGAATAGACCAAGGTATCAACTCTTCTCCAAATTATTCCCATGATCCCACCAATGAAGAGTATGTAAGATCATCACCAGTGGCTCACGATCTACCACTTGTTAATGGATCTGGACAAGCTTCTGCAACAGAAACCCAGGCTACCTTACTGAATCAACAAA cttatggcaacagtgatctaggcacgcgggaaaacaaaatggcggagtctaacgCAATATTCACAGTAAATGAAAGCAGAGGAGtggtaaaattcttgtttctgcaaggaaagtctgtgaaggatattcatggtgatatgtcgcagacattgggggatcaatgcccttcatattctacagttaagaattgggttgccaaatttaaaatggacCACTTCAGCGCCAataatgaggaacgtcctggacgaccgagagaggttgttgtttcggagatcgtcgatgctgtgcacaacctcatactggagaatcggccaatttcag GGAGAATGCCACCTGTCACGTCTTGGGAAGTTACGATATATTACCGAGGAAGGGAGGTCCTCAAAAAAAATGTGTCCAAAAATTTTCTTATCACAAGTGATATTGACAATGCCCAGGTGGAGCATACGGACACAGTGCAATTCCCTTCAACAGATGTGCTTGTAAATCATCTACAGATCCAGTACACCGATAACATTCTCAGTTGTGTTGGACAAGGtcttttcattgaagtcaatactgACAATTACAAGGTTTATGCTACAAGAATGGGCAAGTCAAGAGTTTTCTGGAGCTTGTCAGAAAGTCTAGAAACCCCAGCCAAGATGCTGATCAGAGAAGTCCCAATAGAAATATTTGACTTCCATCAGTTTTGGGAAG AATTGAAAGGTTACAAGTACCACGGAAGGTCCTCGCCAGACTACACAATATATATGGCATTTGGGCAGATATTATCTGAGCCGATCATGAGGAAATTTGTGGTAGTGAAG